ATAATTGATTGTTCAAAAGGGAAACTTCTTACAGAGTATATAAAGATATTGAGAAAACCGAAATTTGGAAGAGGGACCGCTCTCAATCCCTGCATTGACTGTCATATATTTCTACTCAAAAAAGCAAAAGCACTCGCAAAAAAAATTAAGGCAGATATTATTGTTACAGGTGAAGTTATCGGAGAAAGACCTATGAGTCAGAGAAGAAATATCCTGTTCCTTATAGAAAAAGAGACAGGTCTCAAAGGGAAACTCTTAAGACCATTGAGTGCAAAACTTTTACCTGCTACTGATGCGGAAAAGAAAGGGATTATTAACAGAGCAAATCTTGAAGGAATTATGGGCAGACAGAGAAAAAGACAGATTGAACTTGCAGAAAAATTCAATATATCATACCCTAACCCTGCAGGTGGATGTCTCCTATGTTACCCTGACTTCTGTAAGAAAGTCCTTCCTGTACTAAAAACGAGAAAAAAGATTACCTCTTTTGATATTGAACTTTTAAGGATTGGAAGACATTTTGAAGATGGTAATATCGTACTCGGTAAAGATAAAGAAGAAAATGAAATATTGGAATGTATAGCAAAACGACACAAAAAAGGGATTATCATAATACCAGACCAACCAGGTCCTACTGCTCTGATTAAAAAAATGACCTATCAGAAAAAAGCAGAGGAACTGATAAGACATTTCAGCAGGTATAAAATCACTAACTTCAATGTGATATCATACAGGACGGGTAAAGGAACATATTAAACTTTTATCTGCAATTGCCTGATTTTCAATTATACAGTCATTTTCCACAAGAACATCTTTCCCTATTACTGAATTTCTAACTCTGCATCTTCTACTGACAATGGTATTATCCATTATAATACTATCCTCTAAAAAACTATCTTCCCCTATAATACAATTATTTCCAATAATAACCTTCCCTCTTATCTGAACCCTTTCTCTTATAACACTTTTCTTACCGAGAATAATCTTCCCACTATCTATATATTGTGGATGTATATCAAAAAACCCTACTTTCCCTTCCATTATGTCAAAATTTACCTTTATATATTTTTCAATAGTCCCTACATCCATCCAGTAACCATAATGGATACAGGTATATACCTTTTTCCCTTTTTCAAGGAGTGAAGGAAAAACCTCTTTTTCAAGAGACACATTCTTTCCTGCTGCTATCTGGTTAAATATATCAGGAGAAAATATATAAACACCAGCATTAATAGTGTCTGATATTATCTCTTCTGGTCCTGGTTTCTCAATAAATCTTTTTACAGACATATCCCCATCTGTAATCACAAGCCCATAAGAAGATGGATTGTTTACCCTGACAAGTCCTATGGTTAGATAAACGTTTTTTTCTTTATGTAAGGACATCATTTTTTCTAAATTAAAGTCCGCTATAACATCTCCATTAAATACAAAAAATGGTTCTTTTTCTCTCTTGAAAAAAGGATAGGCATTTCTCAGTCCTCCACCTGTCCCGAGTGGTTTATCTTCAATAGAAAGTGATGCTTTAATACCCATACTTTTTGATATACCTGCTACAACCTTTCTGAAATTGTCTGTTTTATATCCTATTCCTACTATAATGTCTGTAATTCCATATTTTTTAAGAAGGGCAAACTGATAGGCAATAACAGGTATATTAGCAACAGACAAAAGTGGTTTAGGAGTTGTAAGTGTAAAGGGCCTCAATCGTGTCCCTTCTCCTCCTGATAAAAGTAATGCTCTCATTTTTTACTTCCTTTTTTTCTTCTTTCTCTATCTCACTTTTTCTCTTATTCCCTCTTCCTTGAGGGGAGAGGATAAAGGTGAGGGTGAGACCTTCCTATACTTTTCCCTCTCATCCTACCCTTCTCCCCCCATAGGGAGAAGATAATTTAGGTATCTCCCCATCATATGGGGAGGATTTATCAAATAAAAAATTTCAAGATATCTATTATCAAAAATACTTTACAGGAAAAATAAAGGAGTGTCAACGACCCGGACGGACTATACCTCTTTCCCTCATCCTTTCTCTTAACCTGCGGAAATACTCCCTTCTTTTTGCCCTTTCTTCAGGTGTGGTCTCTGAAAGTCGGTTTCTCATCCTCTGTAATCTTTCATCCGGTGAGATATTTCTTCTACCAGGACCTCTCACCTCACCCTGTTGAGGTTGATTACCAGAGGAAACACCTTCACCCCTCTCTCCTCCCTGCCGTGGTCTCTCACCTTCAGCCCCAGCAGAACCCTGCGGAAATCTACCAGCCCTTTCTCCAAATCTCTCTCTGAACTCCTGCATTCTTTTTTCCATCTCATCTATCTGTTTATCCAGAAACTCATTCTGTTTTTCAGGTGGAATAGAAAAGAACTCATCTATGGTTTTCTGCATTTGTGCCTCTGCAATCATCCTTCTACTTTCTCTAAAATTTTCTCTTTCTTCCGGAGTAAGTTCTACCAATATCTGTCTTCTCTGTTCTGTCTGTATCTTATCAAGTCGTTCCCCCAGTTTTATTAGATGTTCTCTGTCAAGATTCTCTGCCTTCCCTGACTTCACATATTCCAGCACCTTTTCATCTGATAGTTTCTCAAAATCAGGAGGTATCTTTGAGACAGCATATATAGTACTTACAATCGCTAATATA
The nucleotide sequence above comes from bacterium. Encoded proteins:
- a CDS encoding 7-cyano-7-deazaguanine synthase, whose protein sequence is MAKTLILLSGGLDSRLALMMIKQQLGKDNVEAIHFILPFEGCAHREEEVVQFAKEQEIKLHIIDCSKGKLLTEYIKILRKPKFGRGTALNPCIDCHIFLLKKAKALAKKIKADIIVTGEVIGERPMSQRRNILFLIEKETGLKGKLLRPLSAKLLPATDAEKKGIINRANLEGIMGRQRKRQIELAEKFNISYPNPAGGCLLCYPDFCKKVLPVLKTRKKITSFDIELLRIGRHFEDGNIVLGKDKEENEILECIAKRHKKGIIIIPDQPGPTALIKKMTYQKKAEELIRHFSRYKITNFNVISYRTGKGTY
- a CDS encoding NDP-sugar synthase, whose translation is MRALLLSGGEGTRLRPFTLTTPKPLLSVANIPVIAYQFALLKKYGITDIIVGIGYKTDNFRKVVAGISKSMGIKASLSIEDKPLGTGGGLRNAYPFFKREKEPFFVFNGDVIADFNLEKMMSLHKEKNVYLTIGLVRVNNPSSYGLVITDGDMSVKRFIEKPGPEEIISDTINAGVYIFSPDIFNQIAAGKNVSLEKEVFPSLLEKGKKVYTCIHYGYWMDVGTIEKYIKVNFDIMEGKVGFFDIHPQYIDSGKIILGKKSVIRERVQIRGKVIIGNNCIIGEDSFLEDSIIMDNTIVSRRCRVRNSVIGKDVLVENDCIIENQAIADKSLICSFTRPV